The following coding sequences are from one Acidobacteriota bacterium window:
- a CDS encoding DUF2695 domain-containing protein has protein sequence MPIVRKRQIESLQQLSGEELEAFLDSLPAGAESISKLLDFVEDELYDKECNHSLRYAMQFMMENGLSFPKVSTWLTENGGYCDCKVLEEIAPHWREKFGDD, from the coding sequence ATGCCGATAGTGAGAAAACGACAGATAGAATCACTGCAGCAGCTTAGCGGCGAGGAGCTCGAGGCTTTTCTCGATTCGCTCCCGGCCGGTGCAGAGTCGATTAGCAAGCTACTCGATTTTGTCGAGGACGAGCTGTACGACAAGGAGTGCAACCACAGCCTCCGCTATGCAATGCAGTTCATGATGGAGAACGGGCTCAGCTTCCCAAAGGTCTCAACTTGGCTGACGGAAAACGGCGGTTACTGCGACTGTAAGGTGCTAGAAGAAATAGCCCCGCACTGGCGCGAGAAGTTTGGTGATGATTGA